One Cystobacter fuscus DSM 2262 genomic window carries:
- a CDS encoding ClpXP protease specificity-enhancing factor SspB, whose protein sequence is MDNKVPEKKARLLAALDRGMVMIHLDARRPGVLVPHSLRSESHLRLNLSYRFDPPDLTVGEWGVRCTLSFSGSRFKVAVPWSSLFAVTSHVTKESWAYPDDMPAELLQQSMVTSKVPEGMPEPASPPPAPMERPRAVLREVLPPPESEAPLPPSEAEGPKDEPPEPRRGHLRLVK, encoded by the coding sequence ATGGACAATAAGGTTCCCGAGAAGAAGGCGCGGTTGCTCGCCGCGCTCGACAGGGGGATGGTGATGATCCACCTGGACGCGCGCCGTCCGGGGGTGCTCGTCCCCCACTCGCTGCGCAGTGAGTCCCACCTGCGCCTCAACCTCTCCTACCGGTTCGATCCGCCGGATCTGACGGTGGGGGAGTGGGGCGTGCGCTGCACGCTGAGCTTCTCGGGGAGCCGCTTCAAGGTGGCCGTGCCCTGGTCCTCGCTCTTCGCCGTCACCAGCCACGTGACGAAGGAGTCCTGGGCGTACCCGGACGACATGCCGGCCGAGCTGCTCCAACAGTCGATGGTGACGTCCAAGGTGCCCGAGGGCATGCCGGAGCCGGCGAGTCCGCCCCCGGCGCCCATGGAGCGTCCCCGGGCCGTGCTGCGCGAGGTGCTGCCTCCGCCAGAGTCCGAGGCGCCGCTGCCGCCCTCCGAGGCCGAGGGCCCCAAGGACGAGCCGCCCGAGCCCCGGCGGGGCCACCTGCGTCTGGTGAAGTGA
- the smpB gene encoding SsrA-binding protein SmpB, translating into MSGAKGKGGGKSGTGEPGIRVITENRKARATYSVDEKLEAGLLLTGSEVKALRAGTVNLSDAYALPKGDELYLLNAHIGTYNPSSFFSHEPLRGRKLLLHREQLDRWMAKVRERGYSIIPLLMYFKQGRAKVELGLCRGKTHEDRRQDIKERETKREMDRAMRRR; encoded by the coding sequence ATGTCGGGTGCGAAGGGTAAGGGCGGCGGGAAGAGCGGGACGGGTGAGCCCGGCATCAGGGTCATCACGGAGAACCGCAAGGCGCGCGCCACCTACTCCGTGGACGAGAAGCTGGAGGCGGGCCTGTTGCTCACCGGCAGCGAGGTGAAGGCGCTGCGGGCCGGCACGGTCAATCTGTCGGACGCGTACGCGCTGCCCAAGGGCGACGAGCTCTACCTGCTCAACGCCCACATCGGCACCTACAACCCGTCCAGCTTCTTCTCCCACGAGCCCCTGCGGGGCCGGAAGTTGCTGCTGCACCGCGAGCAGCTCGACCGCTGGATGGCGAAGGTGCGCGAGCGCGGCTATTCCATCATCCCGTTGCTCATGTATTTCAAGCAGGGCCGGGCCAAGGTGGAGCTCGGGCTGTGCCGCGGGAAGACCCACGAAGACAGACGGCAGGACATCAAGGAACGGGAGACGAAGCGGGAGATGGACCGGGCGATGCGCCGTCGCTGA
- the panC gene encoding pantoate--beta-alanine ligase — translation MAPLVLRTVAETAAWVESLRRSGRSLALVPTMGYLHDGHLSLMREGRRRADVVAASIFVNPTQFGPNEDLSRYPRDLEGDLTKCASAGAEAVFTPEPAEMYPPGFQTSVTVGEVSQGLCGARRPGHFQGVATVVTKLLCLFKPRVALFGEKDYQQLQVIRALERDLCLGVEIVGMPTVREPDGLAMSSRNAYLSPEERHRALALSRGMAAAQALHQRGTREAAALVDVVRRELAAAGLREDYVELVDATSLKPLSAVTPGQPARMIIAAFAGKTRLIDNQPIGG, via the coding sequence ATGGCCCCGCTCGTCCTTCGCACCGTCGCCGAGACCGCCGCCTGGGTGGAGTCGCTTCGCCGCTCGGGCCGGAGCCTGGCCCTGGTGCCCACCATGGGCTACCTGCACGACGGCCACCTGTCATTGATGCGCGAGGGACGCCGCCGGGCCGACGTCGTCGCCGCCTCCATCTTCGTCAACCCCACCCAGTTCGGTCCCAACGAGGACCTGTCACGCTACCCGCGCGACCTGGAGGGAGACCTGACCAAGTGCGCCAGTGCCGGCGCGGAGGCGGTGTTCACCCCCGAGCCGGCGGAGATGTACCCGCCCGGCTTCCAGACGTCGGTGACGGTGGGGGAGGTGAGCCAGGGCCTGTGCGGTGCGCGCCGGCCCGGCCACTTCCAGGGCGTGGCCACGGTGGTGACGAAGCTCTTGTGCCTCTTCAAGCCCCGGGTGGCCCTCTTCGGCGAGAAGGACTACCAGCAGCTCCAGGTCATCCGCGCCCTCGAGCGCGATCTGTGCCTGGGGGTGGAGATCGTCGGCATGCCCACCGTGCGTGAGCCGGACGGGCTCGCCATGAGTTCGCGCAATGCCTACCTGTCGCCGGAGGAGCGTCACCGGGCGCTCGCCCTGTCGCGGGGAATGGCGGCCGCCCAGGCGCTCCACCAGCGGGGCACTCGCGAGGCCGCGGCGCTCGTCGACGTGGTGCGCCGTGAACTGGCGGCGGCGGGGTTGCGCGAGGATTATGTGGAGCTGGTGGATGCCACGTCGTTGAAGCCGCTGTCCGCCGTGACGCCGGGGCAGCCCGCGAGGATGATCATCGCGGCCTTCGCCGGGAAGACCCGGCTCATCGACAACCAGCCCATCGGCGGCTAG
- the panB gene encoding 3-methyl-2-oxobutanoate hydroxymethyltransferase, with translation MKDKVTIHTLKRQKQAGQKICMVTAYDATFARLFDEAGADVLLIGDSLGMVVQGHDSTLPVTMDQMVYHSAMVARGTKRALVVGDMPFMSYQVSVQEAVRNAGRLVSEGNVGGVKLEGGAEFADVVSAIVRASIPVMGHLGLTPQSVHKMGGYVVQGRDEDAARKMVDDALALERAGCFSLVLEGVPLDLARQITQKLTIPTIGIGAGKHCDGQVLVCYDLLGMNPDFKPKFVKRFTNLHGSITEAAGAYFSEVRSGNFPDEEHSFKGKQPVRLMPTQPAVSDALPTEVADKVGPIYGAPV, from the coding sequence GTGAAGGACAAGGTCACCATCCACACGCTGAAGCGCCAGAAGCAGGCCGGACAGAAGATCTGCATGGTCACGGCCTACGATGCCACCTTCGCCCGGCTGTTCGACGAGGCCGGAGCCGACGTTCTGCTCATCGGGGACTCGCTGGGCATGGTCGTCCAGGGTCACGACTCCACCCTGCCGGTCACCATGGATCAGATGGTGTACCACTCGGCCATGGTCGCTCGGGGCACGAAGCGGGCGCTGGTGGTGGGCGACATGCCCTTCATGAGCTACCAGGTGTCGGTGCAGGAGGCGGTGCGCAACGCGGGCCGCCTGGTGTCCGAGGGCAACGTGGGCGGAGTGAAGCTCGAGGGGGGCGCGGAGTTCGCCGACGTCGTGTCGGCCATCGTGCGCGCCAGCATCCCTGTCATGGGGCACCTGGGTCTCACGCCGCAGTCGGTGCACAAGATGGGCGGCTACGTGGTGCAGGGCCGCGACGAGGACGCCGCGCGCAAGATGGTGGACGATGCCCTCGCGCTGGAGCGCGCCGGGTGCTTCTCGCTGGTGCTCGAGGGCGTGCCGCTGGATCTGGCGCGGCAGATCACCCAGAAGCTCACCATCCCCACCATCGGCATCGGCGCCGGCAAGCACTGCGATGGCCAGGTGCTCGTCTGTTACGACCTGTTGGGAATGAATCCGGACTTCAAGCCCAAGTTCGTCAAGCGCTTCACCAACCTGCACGGCTCCATCACCGAGGCGGCGGGCGCCTACTTCTCCGAAGTGCGCTCGGGCAACTTCCCGGACGAGGAGCACTCCTTCAAGGGCAAGCAGCCCGTGCGGCTGATGCCCACGCAGCCGGCCGTCTCGGACGCGCTGCCCACCGAGGTGGCTGACAAGGTGGGTCCCATCTACGGAGCTCCGGTCTAG
- a CDS encoding deoxynucleoside kinase: MDNRYIVVEGPIGVGKTSLSDILAGRFGARRTFEIVEENPFLANFYSDRQKYAFQTQIFFLLSRFKQQQELFQTDLFQSVTVSDYLFAKDRIFACLTLDSHELALYERVFEALAPRVTRPDLVIYLKARLDVLLHRIKKRGREFERQFDAGYLEELVHAYNDFFSRYTETPLLVVDTSDIDFVHDEGDLQGLLASIDRAQVSPGRRA, from the coding sequence ATGGACAACCGCTACATCGTGGTCGAGGGGCCCATCGGCGTCGGCAAGACGAGTCTCTCCGACATCCTCGCCGGGCGCTTCGGCGCGCGGCGCACCTTCGAGATCGTCGAGGAGAATCCCTTCCTCGCCAATTTCTACTCGGACCGGCAGAAGTACGCCTTCCAGACGCAGATCTTCTTCCTGCTCTCGCGCTTCAAGCAGCAGCAGGAGCTGTTCCAGACGGACCTGTTCCAGTCGGTGACGGTCAGCGACTACCTGTTCGCCAAGGATCGCATCTTCGCGTGCCTGACGCTGGACTCGCACGAGCTGGCCCTCTACGAGCGCGTCTTCGAGGCGCTCGCGCCGCGGGTGACCCGGCCCGACCTGGTCATCTACCTGAAGGCCCGTCTGGACGTGCTGCTCCACCGCATCAAGAAGCGGGGCCGCGAGTTCGAGCGCCAGTTCGACGCGGGCTATCTGGAGGAGCTCGTCCACGCCTACAACGACTTCTTCTCCCGCTACACGGAGACCCCGCTGTTGGTGGTAGACACGTCGGACATCGACTTCGTCCACGACGAAGGTGACCTGCAGGGTCTGCTGGCGTCCATCGACCGGGCGCAGGTGTCCCCGGGCAGACGCGCCTGA